The stretch of DNA CTGACTTGACCGAGCCAACACGCGACCAGGCTGATCGCGATCGAGCAAGAGAGCGCCTGCTGAATAGCAACCTACGGTGCCAGTGGAGTTTGGGCGCGTACTACCGTGGTAGAGCGTGAGCCAACCTTCATCGCACAAAATCGGCGGAGTGCCACTTCCGACTCGATCGCCTTCCCAAGGGTGCATTCCACTAAGAACAAGTTGGTGACGCCCCCAATGGATCATGTCGAGTGAACGGGCTAGCCAAATCTGGGGCGCCTTAAAACGGGAATGAGGGTTTGGACGGTGCAGAGCCGCATAGCCATCGGAGAACATTTCGGGGAATAGAACTACGTCTTTGTTTTCACTCGGGAATATGATGCCGTGACGCTGGAAGTTCACCATGTCCGTCGAGGACATCAGAGCGGTCGCTGCACCCGATCGTGAAACAGCGACATACGTAACCCAGTAGGTATCGTCGATTTTCGTAATACGCGGGTCTTCAATGCCATATTCTTCCCACGGACCTTCGGGAAGAATCGTCCGCACGAAATCCCAGGACTCGCCAGTGATGTTCGACGAGCGTAAGACTTGCAAATGAGAAACGGAAGTCAGGCGTAGATCACCACTGTCTTTTATCGCAACAACGCGTGCATCGATAAGCGTTAGATCTTGATTGCGTACCCAGTCCACCTCTATGGCCCCAGAGGATGACCATCGCGGAAGCGGAGTCCAATCAGCTCGTGATTCGAGTGGACGTTCGGCGACTCTTGCTAACATCGTTAGACCGTTATTACCTATCGCGACGGCCGGATTGAACACTCCAACTACTTCAAGGTCCGATCGGGATGGGGAAACATCGCAAGGTCGCAGTAGTAGCGATTCAGATCGAGTTTCGATCATGAGCATGTCCTAGCCACATGCGACGATCGGCTTTTGGGTTCTGCGCGATGAGTGCCTCTGCATTCTGCAGACCATAAAGATCGGACTTCTTGCGGGCTGTGACACTCTTGTGCTCGTTGAGCGAGGGCACATGCGGCAGTCGAGTCGACTCGACTAATCGCTGCCCTCAGTTTTCCTGACCGCGAAGCACTGATACTCAGTTCCCGAACTCCGAGGCCAATTAGTAGTTCTGCGAAATCGACCTCGCTAGCTTCCTCACCACACACACACACGGGACAATTCCACCTTCTGGCGGCAACCACGACTTGGTGGATTGCTCGCAAGACTGCCGGGTGCATCGCGGTCACCTGTTCGCTTTCGGCGGACAACTCTCGGTCAGCCGCCAACAAG from Rubripirellula amarantea encodes:
- a CDS encoding glycoside hydrolase family 130 protein translates to MIETRSESLLLRPCDVSPSRSDLEVVGVFNPAVAIGNNGLTMLARVAERPLESRADWTPLPRWSSSGAIEVDWVRNQDLTLIDARVVAIKDSGDLRLTSVSHLQVLRSSNITGESWDFVRTILPEGPWEEYGIEDPRITKIDDTYWVTYVAVSRSGAATALMSSTDMVNFQRHGIIFPSENKDVVLFPEMFSDGYAALHRPNPHSRFKAPQIWLARSLDMIHWGRHQLVLSGMHPWEGDRVGSGTPPILCDEGWLTLYHGSTRPNSTGTVGCYSAGALLLDRDQPGRVLARSSQPIMQPSTDYELHGFVPNVVFPTAMLDRDEELHVFYGAADTYIAAARFLKQSVLDSLQLKDSCKPRQ